The Agromyces marinus genome window below encodes:
- the xseA gene encoding exodeoxyribonuclease VII large subunit — MAEGPTTRETPWAVATLSGKLKEYLDRLGTVWVEGEITQWGVSAGNVYGKLKDLEADATVSFTVWSSTRAKLTEQFKAGDHVVALFKPNWWVKGGSLTMQVFDLRHVGIGDLLERLERLRATLAAEGLFAPERKRRLPFLPGVVGLVTAQGSDAEQDVLRNARLRWPAVEFRTAYAAVQGDRCPPEVVAAIRRLDADPEVEVIIVARGGGDFQNLLGFSDERVVRAASAASTPIVSAIGHEADRPLLDEVADLRASTPTDAAKRVVPDVAEELVRVGQARTRLRMRVTTLIGHEIDRLGHLRSRPALADPAWMVERRSEEITRWVARGAELADRAIERAHVRTVELRSQLRALSPLATLQRGYAIVQREHDGVLTDPEQAPEGTALRITLAGGRLSASSRGTVGDGE, encoded by the coding sequence ATGGCCGAGGGACCCACGACCCGCGAGACCCCCTGGGCCGTCGCCACGCTGTCGGGCAAGCTCAAGGAGTACCTCGACCGGCTCGGCACCGTCTGGGTCGAGGGCGAGATCACCCAGTGGGGCGTCTCGGCCGGCAACGTCTACGGCAAGCTCAAGGACCTCGAAGCGGATGCCACGGTGTCCTTCACCGTCTGGTCGTCGACGCGTGCCAAGCTCACCGAGCAGTTCAAGGCCGGCGACCACGTCGTGGCCCTGTTCAAGCCGAACTGGTGGGTCAAGGGCGGCTCACTCACGATGCAGGTCTTCGACCTCCGGCACGTCGGCATCGGCGACCTCCTCGAGCGGCTCGAACGACTTCGTGCGACGCTCGCGGCCGAGGGGCTCTTCGCGCCCGAACGCAAGCGACGGCTGCCGTTCCTTCCCGGCGTCGTGGGGCTCGTGACGGCCCAGGGCAGCGACGCCGAACAGGACGTGCTGCGCAACGCGCGCCTGCGCTGGCCCGCCGTGGAGTTCCGCACCGCGTACGCCGCCGTCCAGGGTGACCGGTGCCCGCCCGAGGTGGTCGCGGCCATCCGGCGGCTCGACGCCGACCCCGAGGTCGAGGTCATCATCGTCGCGCGCGGCGGCGGCGACTTCCAGAACCTGCTGGGCTTCAGCGACGAGCGCGTCGTGCGGGCGGCGTCCGCGGCATCCACCCCGATCGTCAGCGCGATCGGCCACGAGGCCGATCGGCCGCTGCTCGACGAGGTCGCCGACCTGCGTGCGTCGACGCCGACGGATGCCGCCAAGCGCGTCGTGCCGGACGTCGCCGAGGAACTGGTCCGCGTCGGGCAGGCGCGCACGCGACTGCGCATGCGCGTGACGACGCTGATCGGCCATGAGATCGATCGGCTGGGCCACCTGCGATCGCGGCCCGCACTCGCGGACCCGGCGTGGATGGTCGAGCGACGCTCGGAGGAGATCACGCGGTGGGTGGCGCGGGGTGCGGAGCTCGCCGACCGGGCGATCGAGCGGGCGCACGTGCGCACCGTCGAACTGCGGTCGCAGCTGCGCGCGCTCTCGCCGCTCGCGACCCTGCAGCGCGGGTACGCGATCGTCCAGCGCGAGCACGACGGCGTCCTGACCGACCCGGAGCAGGCGCCCGAGGGCACCGCGCTGCGCATCACGCTCGCGGGCGGCCGACTGTCGGCCAGCTCGCGGGGAACGGTCGGCGACGGCGAATAG
- a CDS encoding exodeoxyribonuclease VII small subunit, translating into MPAMPSPSTDVAELSYEQARDELVHVVAELEQGSATLEQSLALWERGEALAQRCEEWLVGAKARLDAARAGAVGADAAGASAGTDDA; encoded by the coding sequence ATGCCAGCCATGCCCTCCCCCTCCACGGATGTCGCCGAGCTCAGCTACGAGCAGGCCCGCGACGAGCTCGTCCACGTCGTCGCCGAGCTCGAGCAGGGCTCCGCGACGCTCGAGCAGTCCCTCGCGCTGTGGGAGCGCGGCGAAGCGCTCGCGCAGCGTTGCGAGGAATGGCTCGTGGGCGCGAAGGCGCGCCTCGATGCGGCTCGCGCCGGCGCGGTCGGGGCGGATGCCGCGGGCGCGTCGGCCGGAACGGACGACGCCTGA
- a CDS encoding DUF4245 domain-containing protein, giving the protein MAARAPRVVAELGRPETPEETAARRADASRKHRQRQTLRNLLGSLVATVAGVALIVLLVPRSDTPIERDVDVAAVAEQAQAGIEPELAVPDLPDSWRSNAAELRQRESDGITAWYAGYLTPGDEYAGFYQGLGANPTWTADLLKNTIATGVVTIDGVEWTVYDNRETDADVGNARYGLVTEAGESTFVLLGTASPEEFETLAGAIAPTVAAQR; this is encoded by the coding sequence ATGGCCGCACGCGCCCCGCGGGTCGTCGCCGAGCTCGGCCGCCCGGAGACCCCTGAGGAGACGGCGGCGCGCCGGGCCGACGCCTCGCGCAAGCACCGCCAGCGCCAGACCCTGCGCAACCTCCTCGGCTCGCTCGTGGCGACCGTCGCGGGCGTCGCCCTCATCGTGCTGCTCGTGCCGCGCAGCGATACGCCGATCGAGCGCGACGTCGACGTCGCGGCCGTCGCCGAGCAGGCCCAGGCCGGCATCGAACCCGAGCTGGCCGTCCCCGACCTGCCCGACAGCTGGCGCTCGAACGCCGCCGAACTGCGCCAGCGGGAGTCCGACGGGATCACCGCGTGGTACGCGGGGTACCTCACGCCGGGCGACGAGTACGCGGGCTTCTACCAGGGCCTGGGGGCGAACCCGACCTGGACGGCCGACCTGCTCAAGAACACCATCGCCACGGGCGTCGTCACGATCGACGGCGTCGAGTGGACCGTGTACGACAACCGCGAGACCGACGCCGATGTCGGAAATGCGCGCTACGGCCTCGTCACCGAGGCGGGCGAGAGCACGTTCGTGCTGCTCGGCACCGCCTCCCCCGAGGAGTTCGAGACCCTGGCCGGCGCGATCGCGCCGACCGTCGCCGCGCAGCGATGA
- a CDS encoding carbonic anhydrase: MSRPETPRPSTPAEAWSALRAGNERFITGAPQHPRQDVERRHELADHQKPLVAVFGCSDSRLAAEIIFDIGLGDAFVVRNAGQVASDSAIGSLEYAVGVLEVPLILVLGHDSCGAVRAAIDSQGDEAAPLPAHIQGLVDGIVPAVRKVWGSPDGPIDTAGIDAGFVGREHLRNTVGELLERSELISDAIAAGTLAVVGANYRLAEGRAETDIVVGRI; the protein is encoded by the coding sequence GTGAGCCGACCCGAGACCCCCCGCCCGAGCACCCCCGCCGAAGCCTGGAGCGCACTCCGGGCCGGCAACGAGCGCTTCATCACCGGTGCGCCGCAGCATCCGCGACAGGACGTCGAGCGCCGGCACGAACTCGCCGACCACCAGAAGCCGCTCGTCGCGGTCTTCGGCTGCAGCGACTCGCGCCTCGCGGCCGAGATCATCTTCGACATCGGTCTCGGCGACGCGTTCGTCGTGCGCAACGCCGGCCAGGTCGCGTCGGACTCGGCGATCGGCTCGCTCGAGTACGCGGTCGGCGTGCTCGAGGTCCCGCTGATCCTCGTCCTCGGGCACGACAGCTGCGGGGCCGTGCGCGCGGCGATCGATTCGCAGGGCGACGAGGCCGCACCGCTTCCCGCGCACATCCAGGGACTCGTCGACGGGATCGTCCCGGCCGTGCGCAAGGTCTGGGGTTCGCCGGACGGCCCGATCGACACCGCCGGCATCGACGCGGGCTTCGTCGGCCGCGAGCACCTCCGGAACACCGTGGGCGAGCTGCTCGAGCGTTCCGAGCTCATCAGCGACGCGATCGCAGCGGGTACGCTGGCTGTCGTCGGCGCGAACTACCGGCTGGCCGAGGGCCGCGCCGAGACCGATATCGTCGTCGGTCGCATCTGA
- a CDS encoding class II fumarate hydratase, with the protein MGEVRVPAAALYRAQTQRAVENFPISGTGLEPAQISALARIKKSAALANARLGVLDAQLAQAIADAADEVIAGTHGFAEHFPVDVFQTGSGTSSNMNMNEVLATIATQKLGSAVHPNDHVNASQSSNDVFPTSVHIAVTAALIDDLVPALDHLAVALEAKAEAWAGVVKAGRTHLMDATPVTLGQEFGGYARQVRLGIERVRSALPRVAEVPLGGTAVGTGINTPAGFPQLVIELLQQETELPITEAADHFEAQANRDGLVDASGALRTIAVSITKICNDLRWMGSGPNTGLGELLIPDLQPGSSIMPGKVNPVVPEAVLMVASRVIGNDATVAWAGASGSFELNVQIPVMGTALLESIRLLSNSVRVLADKTVDGLEANLERTTALAGMSPSIVTPLNKLIGYEAAAKIAKHSVAKGITVREAVIDLGYVERGELTEAQLDAALDLLSMTRPTQA; encoded by the coding sequence ATGGGCGAGGTGCGCGTTCCCGCGGCCGCGCTCTACCGTGCGCAGACGCAACGGGCGGTCGAGAACTTCCCGATCTCCGGCACCGGACTCGAGCCCGCGCAGATCTCGGCGCTCGCCCGGATCAAGAAGTCCGCGGCGCTCGCGAACGCCCGGCTCGGCGTGCTCGACGCGCAGCTCGCGCAAGCGATCGCCGACGCGGCCGACGAGGTCATCGCGGGAACCCACGGATTCGCCGAGCACTTCCCGGTCGACGTGTTCCAGACCGGCTCGGGCACCTCGTCGAACATGAACATGAACGAGGTCCTCGCGACCATCGCGACGCAGAAGCTCGGCAGCGCGGTGCACCCGAACGACCACGTGAACGCGTCGCAGTCCTCGAACGACGTCTTCCCGACATCCGTGCACATCGCCGTCACCGCCGCCCTCATCGACGACCTCGTCCCCGCACTCGACCACCTCGCGGTCGCGCTCGAGGCGAAGGCCGAGGCATGGGCGGGCGTGGTCAAGGCCGGCCGGACCCACCTCATGGACGCCACCCCGGTGACCCTCGGCCAGGAGTTCGGCGGCTACGCCCGCCAGGTCCGCCTCGGCATCGAGCGGGTCCGCAGCGCGCTGCCCCGCGTGGCGGAGGTTCCGCTCGGCGGCACCGCCGTCGGCACGGGCATCAACACGCCGGCCGGGTTCCCGCAGCTGGTCATCGAGCTCCTCCAGCAGGAGACCGAGCTGCCCATCACCGAGGCGGCCGACCACTTCGAGGCGCAGGCCAACCGCGACGGCCTCGTCGACGCGTCGGGCGCGCTGCGCACCATCGCCGTGAGCATCACGAAGATCTGCAACGACCTGCGGTGGATGGGGTCGGGCCCGAACACGGGTCTCGGCGAACTGCTCATCCCCGACCTGCAGCCGGGCTCGTCGATCATGCCCGGCAAGGTCAACCCCGTCGTGCCCGAGGCGGTCCTCATGGTCGCCTCGCGGGTCATCGGCAACGACGCGACGGTCGCCTGGGCGGGCGCGTCGGGCTCGTTCGAGCTCAACGTGCAGATCCCGGTGATGGGCACGGCCCTGCTCGAGTCGATCCGCCTGCTGTCGAACTCGGTGCGCGTGCTCGCCGACAAGACCGTCGACGGGCTCGAGGCCAACCTCGAGCGCACGACCGCCCTCGCGGGCATGTCGCCCTCGATCGTGACGCCGCTGAACAAGCTCATCGGCTACGAGGCCGCGGCGAAGATCGCGAAGCACTCGGTCGCCAAGGGCATCACGGTCCGCGAGGCCGTCATCGACCTCGGCTACGTCGAGCGGGGCGAGCTCACCGAGGCGCAGCTCGACGCCGCACTCGACCTGCTCTCGATGACCCGCCCGACCCAGGCGTAG
- a CDS encoding class I SAM-dependent methyltransferase, with amino-acid sequence MPGRPAPSWTSYRESIGDRSQLFAAIAETWPIRHALYPGSYLDLSPSTAIDSVTYVDIDRRAARYFADADRVAAELDSDPSHRREVRFLHADYTDPLPLADAAYDLLISLYAGPVWEHCRRHLSPGGLLLANSSHGDASIAALDPDLEIVAAVDQRDGRYRVVRRELDRYLVPVNPSAADPELIRRSGRGIAYTRPAFAYLFRLVPGATSVR; translated from the coding sequence ATGCCCGGACGGCCCGCACCGTCGTGGACCTCGTACCGCGAGTCGATCGGCGATCGATCCCAGCTGTTCGCAGCGATCGCCGAGACCTGGCCGATCCGGCACGCGCTGTATCCCGGTTCGTACCTCGATCTGTCGCCGTCGACCGCCATCGACTCGGTCACGTACGTCGACATCGATCGGCGAGCGGCGCGCTACTTCGCCGACGCGGATCGCGTGGCGGCGGAGCTCGACTCCGACCCGTCGCATCGGCGGGAGGTGAGGTTCCTCCACGCGGACTACACGGATCCGCTTCCGCTCGCCGACGCCGCGTACGATCTGCTGATCTCGCTGTACGCGGGGCCGGTGTGGGAGCACTGCCGCCGCCATCTCTCGCCCGGCGGCCTGCTCCTGGCGAACTCCAGCCACGGCGACGCGAGCATCGCCGCACTCGATCCCGACCTCGAGATCGTCGCCGCCGTCGATCAGCGGGACGGCAGGTACCGAGTGGTTCGCCGCGAGCTGGATCGCTATCTCGTGCCGGTGAACCCGTCGGCTGCGGATCCGGAACTCATCCGCAGGAGCGGACGAGGGATCGCGTACACGCGCCCGGCGTTCGCCTACCTGTTCCGGCTCGTTCCGGGCGCCACCTCGGTACGGTGA
- a CDS encoding PhoH family protein yields MKPLGPLESETSHARHPDESAPGGAAQAERTYVLDTSVLLSDPRALFRFAEHAVVLPVVVITELEAKRNDSEIGYFARAALRLLDDLRVQHERLDFPIPVGDGGSLRVELNHSSMSVLPSGLQINDNDSRILACALNLANDGLAVTVVSKDLPLRIKAASIGLDAQEYRAELAVDSGWTGMAELTLGSNEMADLYEHERLTTAEVEGMPVNTGLVIHSDRGSALARVVGRDEVRLVRGDRDAFGVHGRSAEQRLAIDLLLDQEVGIVSLGGRAGTGKSALALCAGLEAVLERRQHKKIMVFRPLYAVGGQELGYLPGDQGEKMNPWAQAVFDTLGALVSDNVLDEVVDRGILEVLPLTHIRGRSLHDAYVIVDEAQSLERNVLLTVLSRVGQNSRVVLTHDVAQRDNLRVGRHDGVASVIETLKGHPLFAHITLTRSERSAIAALVSEMLDGAELA; encoded by the coding sequence ATCAAGCCCCTCGGTCCCCTCGAGTCGGAGACGTCGCACGCGCGGCATCCCGACGAGTCGGCCCCCGGGGGCGCCGCGCAGGCCGAACGCACCTACGTGCTCGACACGTCGGTGCTGCTGTCGGACCCGCGCGCCCTGTTCCGATTCGCCGAGCACGCCGTCGTGCTGCCGGTGGTCGTCATCACCGAGCTCGAGGCCAAGCGGAACGACTCGGAGATCGGCTACTTCGCGCGCGCCGCGCTGCGGCTGCTCGACGACCTGCGCGTGCAGCACGAACGACTCGACTTCCCGATCCCGGTCGGCGACGGTGGTTCGCTGCGGGTCGAGCTGAACCACTCGAGCATGTCGGTGCTGCCGAGCGGACTGCAGATCAACGACAACGACTCCCGCATCCTGGCGTGCGCGTTGAACCTCGCCAACGACGGGCTCGCGGTGACGGTCGTCTCCAAGGACCTGCCGCTGCGCATCAAGGCCGCGTCGATCGGCCTCGACGCGCAGGAGTACCGGGCCGAACTCGCGGTGGACTCTGGCTGGACGGGCATGGCCGAGCTCACGCTCGGCTCGAACGAGATGGCCGACCTCTACGAGCACGAACGACTCACGACCGCCGAGGTCGAGGGGATGCCGGTGAACACGGGCCTGGTCATCCACTCCGATCGCGGCTCCGCGCTCGCGCGCGTCGTCGGACGCGACGAGGTGCGGCTCGTGCGCGGCGACCGCGACGCGTTCGGCGTGCACGGGCGCTCGGCCGAGCAGCGCCTCGCGATCGACCTCCTGCTCGACCAGGAGGTCGGCATCGTCTCGCTCGGCGGGCGCGCGGGCACCGGCAAGTCGGCGCTCGCGCTGTGCGCCGGACTCGAGGCCGTGCTCGAGCGGCGTCAGCACAAGAAGATCATGGTGTTCCGCCCGCTGTACGCCGTCGGCGGGCAGGAGCTCGGGTACCTCCCGGGCGACCAGGGCGAGAAGATGAACCCGTGGGCGCAGGCGGTGTTCGACACGCTCGGCGCGCTCGTGTCCGACAACGTGCTCGACGAGGTCGTCGACCGCGGCATCCTCGAGGTGCTGCCGCTGACCCACATCCGCGGGCGGTCGCTCCACGACGCCTACGTGATCGTCGACGAGGCGCAGTCGCTCGAGCGGAACGTGCTGCTCACGGTGCTCAGCCGCGTCGGCCAGAACTCGCGCGTCGTGCTCACCCACGACGTCGCGCAGCGCGACAACCTTCGCGTCGGCCGGCACGACGGGGTCGCGAGCGTGATCGAGACGCTCAAGGGGCATCCGCTCTTCGCGCACATCACGCTCACGCGGAGCGAGCGCTCGGCGATCGCGGCGCTCGTGAGCGAGATGCTCGACGGGGCCGAGCTCGCGTAG
- a CDS encoding aminotransferase class V-fold PLP-dependent enzyme — MDDYLAGFTEEPGYLDYARVGPLSRVAAEETLALTQVLERARHSSVDVFGEQDARLRAAASALTGTPDERIVAIPNTTTGLMHAMFGLTGTVLLSPHEFPSVPIAAVRAQEALHSVQPAWLETDHGKVTPGSIKRQLEANVAAVAVSLVDSRTGYLCDLEGIRQVIGDRMLIVDAIQGFGVVDAPWELADVVVTGGQKWCRAGWGTGVMVLSERAAEQLTPVFSGFTGTADDEVWDEVPPPAAGARAFRVSNPDPIAAARFAASLEELAEVGVPAVNARVAENVSRVIDLADEFAVPVASSRDERERAGIVVLEPEPEHVTVLSASLHNHGVTATTRLSTVRLSVHAALEDHTLEMLRGALVSFSTAATY, encoded by the coding sequence ATGGACGACTACCTCGCCGGATTCACCGAGGAGCCCGGCTACCTCGACTACGCCCGCGTCGGCCCGCTCTCGCGGGTCGCGGCCGAGGAGACGCTCGCACTCACGCAAGTGCTCGAGCGCGCCCGGCACTCCAGCGTCGACGTGTTCGGCGAACAGGACGCGCGCCTGCGCGCCGCGGCATCCGCGCTCACGGGCACGCCCGACGAGCGCATCGTCGCGATCCCCAACACCACGACCGGGCTCATGCACGCGATGTTCGGCCTGACCGGCACGGTGCTGCTCTCGCCGCACGAGTTCCCGAGCGTGCCGATCGCAGCGGTCCGCGCGCAGGAGGCGCTGCACTCCGTGCAGCCCGCCTGGCTCGAGACCGACCACGGCAAGGTCACGCCCGGCAGCATCAAGCGCCAACTCGAGGCGAACGTCGCCGCGGTCGCGGTGAGCCTCGTCGACAGCCGCACCGGCTACCTCTGCGACCTCGAGGGCATCCGGCAGGTGATCGGCGATCGCATGCTCATCGTCGACGCCATCCAGGGCTTCGGGGTCGTCGACGCGCCGTGGGAGCTCGCCGACGTCGTCGTCACCGGCGGGCAGAAGTGGTGCCGCGCCGGGTGGGGGACGGGTGTCATGGTGCTCTCGGAACGCGCCGCGGAGCAGCTCACCCCGGTGTTCTCCGGGTTCACCGGCACCGCCGACGACGAGGTGTGGGACGAGGTGCCGCCGCCGGCCGCGGGGGCGCGGGCGTTCCGCGTGTCGAACCCCGACCCGATCGCCGCGGCCCGGTTCGCCGCGTCGCTCGAGGAACTCGCCGAGGTCGGCGTCCCGGCGGTCAATGCGCGCGTGGCCGAGAACGTCAGCCGCGTCATCGACCTCGCCGACGAATTCGCGGTGCCCGTTGCGAGCTCGCGCGACGAGCGCGAGCGCGCCGGGATCGTCGTGCTCGAGCCCGAACCCGAGCACGTGACCGTCCTCTCGGCGTCGCTGCACAACCACGGCGTGACCGCGACGACGCGCCTGAGCACGGTCCGCCTCAGCGTGCACGCGGCGCTCGAGGATCACACGCTCGAGATGCTGCGCGGCGCGCTGGTGTCGTTCAGCACCGCCGCGACGTACTGA
- a CDS encoding isoprenyl transferase, with amino-acid sequence MQTSDQRLGRSLLYRLYQNRLRRELDQAELPRHVAMIIDGNRRWAKQLGFDSAAHGHRAGAAKMREFLEWCDDLGISVVTLYLLSSDNLTSRTSAELADLIEIIAELAEELSHYRDWRVQHVGSDAGLPEPLVAALDAAEHRTVGKRGLHVNLAVGYGGRREITDAMRSIVASHHAEGRSLEDLAESLTPELIGEHLYTGGQPDPDLVIRTSGEQRLSDFMLWQAAHSEFYFVEALGPDLREVDFLRAIRDYTRRNRRFGS; translated from the coding sequence GTGCAGACGAGCGATCAGCGCCTGGGTCGCAGCCTCCTCTATCGGCTCTACCAGAACCGGCTCCGCCGGGAACTCGACCAGGCGGAACTTCCACGACACGTCGCGATGATCATCGACGGCAACCGGCGTTGGGCGAAGCAACTCGGATTCGACTCCGCGGCGCACGGCCACCGTGCGGGCGCGGCGAAGATGCGCGAGTTCCTCGAGTGGTGCGACGACCTCGGCATCTCGGTCGTCACGCTCTACCTGCTCTCGAGCGACAACCTCACGAGCCGCACCTCCGCCGAACTCGCCGACCTCATCGAGATCATCGCCGAACTCGCGGAGGAGCTCAGCCACTACCGCGACTGGCGCGTGCAGCACGTCGGCTCCGACGCGGGCCTGCCCGAGCCGCTCGTCGCCGCGCTCGACGCGGCCGAGCACCGCACCGTCGGCAAGCGCGGGCTGCACGTCAACCTCGCCGTCGGCTACGGCGGGCGCCGCGAGATCACGGACGCGATGCGCTCGATCGTGGCATCCCACCACGCCGAGGGGCGCAGCCTCGAGGACCTGGCCGAATCGCTCACCCCCGAACTCATCGGCGAGCACCTCTACACCGGCGGCCAGCCCGACCCCGACCTCGTCATCCGCACCTCGGGCGAACAGCGACTCAGCGACTTCATGCTGTGGCAGGCCGCGCACAGCGAGTTCTACTTCGTCGAGGCGCTCGGACCCGACCTCCGCGAGGTCGACTTCCTCCGCGCCATCCGCGACTACACCAGACGCAATCGCCGCTTCGGCAGCTGA
- the trhA gene encoding PAQR family membrane homeostasis protein TrhA encodes MTQREPEDVAEHLHRPVSELDRADAAVAADERRDPGLPNLPLIDASPEHPGDLKPTWRGWIHAGTFPVTIVAGIVLIVLADGAAAKWASAVFTLTSMLLFGNSALYHRFDWKPRTKVVLKRIDHANIFLLIAGTYTPLSILALPPEKGLVLLAIVWGGALLGIAFRVFWITAPRWLYVPIYLLLGWAAVMYLGDLLAASVAMMVLVIVGGLLYTVGAIVYGLKRPNPWPGHFGFHEIFHVCTVLAFMCHWSATLIIAMNPAFHGG; translated from the coding sequence ATGACCCAGCGCGAACCCGAGGACGTCGCAGAGCACCTGCACCGTCCGGTCTCAGAACTCGATCGCGCCGACGCCGCGGTCGCCGCCGACGAACGGCGCGACCCGGGGCTGCCGAACCTGCCCCTCATCGATGCGTCTCCCGAGCATCCCGGAGACCTGAAGCCCACCTGGCGCGGCTGGATCCACGCGGGCACGTTCCCGGTCACGATCGTCGCCGGGATCGTGCTCATCGTCCTGGCCGACGGCGCCGCCGCGAAGTGGGCGTCGGCGGTTTTCACCCTGACCTCGATGCTCCTGTTCGGCAACTCCGCGCTGTACCACCGCTTCGACTGGAAGCCGCGGACCAAGGTCGTCCTCAAGCGGATCGACCACGCGAACATCTTCCTGCTGATCGCGGGTACGTACACGCCGCTGTCGATCCTCGCGCTGCCGCCCGAGAAGGGCCTGGTCCTGCTCGCGATCGTGTGGGGCGGCGCCCTGCTCGGCATCGCGTTCCGCGTGTTCTGGATCACCGCGCCGCGATGGCTGTACGTCCCGATCTACCTGCTGCTCGGCTGGGCGGCCGTGATGTACCTCGGCGACCTGCTCGCGGCGAGCGTGGCCATGATGGTGCTCGTGATCGTCGGCGGGCTGCTGTACACGGTCGGAGCGATCGTCTACGGGCTGAAGAGGCCCAACCCGTGGCCGGGCCACTTCGGCTTCCACGAGATCTTCCACGTGTGCACCGTGCTGGCGTTCATGTGCCACTGGAGCGCGACGTTGATCATCGCGATGAACCCCGCCTTCCACGGCGGCTGA
- a CDS encoding DUF4307 domain-containing protein has translation MRPREHADAAAEDAALDGTPPTGGRAHDARPEASALEGRYGRTPARRRRERFILFGGAIAFAIVLVSWVVWAGLDGSRPQVQATDLGHRLLDTRAVEVTWRLSVPAGTGTACAVQALNEDFTVVGWKVVEIPASERPLRTFTETVRTAQEANTGLVSNCWVD, from the coding sequence GTGCGCCCACGCGAGCACGCCGATGCAGCGGCGGAGGACGCCGCGCTCGACGGGACCCCGCCGACCGGTGGCCGGGCCCACGACGCCCGCCCCGAGGCATCCGCCCTCGAGGGCCGGTACGGCCGCACTCCCGCACGCCGCCGCCGCGAGCGGTTCATCCTCTTCGGCGGGGCGATCGCGTTCGCGATCGTGCTCGTCTCGTGGGTGGTCTGGGCCGGCCTCGACGGAAGCCGGCCGCAGGTGCAGGCGACCGACCTCGGCCATCGCCTGCTCGACACCCGCGCCGTCGAGGTCACCTGGCGCCTGTCGGTTCCGGCAGGCACCGGGACGGCGTGCGCGGTGCAGGCCCTCAACGAGGACTTCACCGTAGTGGGCTGGAAGGTCGTGGAGATCCCGGCATCCGAGCGCCCGCTCCGCACCTTCACCGAGACGGTGCGCACCGCGCAGGAGGCCAACACGGGTTTGGTCTCGAACTGCTGGGTCGACTAG
- the greA gene encoding transcription elongation factor GreA has product MAQDATVTWLTQEAYDRLNAELEHLSTTGRDEIAKRIEAAREEGDLKENGGYHAAKDEQGKQEARIRQLTDLLRHAEVGAAPASSGVVEPGTVITAIVAGDEERFLIGSREIAGDSELDVFSEQSPLGAAIIGLKVGDRASYTAPNGREIAVEVTGVETWSGQ; this is encoded by the coding sequence ATGGCGCAGGACGCCACCGTCACCTGGCTCACCCAGGAGGCCTACGATCGGCTGAACGCCGAGCTCGAGCACCTCTCCACCACCGGCCGTGACGAGATCGCGAAGCGCATCGAGGCCGCGCGTGAAGAGGGCGACCTCAAGGAGAACGGCGGTTACCACGCCGCGAAGGACGAGCAGGGCAAGCAGGAGGCCCGCATCCGCCAGCTCACCGACCTGCTGCGGCACGCCGAGGTCGGCGCCGCGCCCGCCTCGAGCGGCGTCGTCGAGCCCGGCACCGTCATCACCGCGATCGTCGCGGGCGACGAGGAGCGCTTCCTCATCGGCAGCCGCGAGATCGCCGGCGACTCCGAGCTCGACGTCTTCAGCGAGCAGTCGCCCCTCGGCGCGGCCATCATCGGCCTGAAGGTCGGCGACCGCGCGAGCTACACCGCCCCGAACGGCCGCGAGATCGCCGTCGAGGTCACGGGCGTCGAGACCTGGTCCGGTCAGTGA